In one window of Chryseobacterium viscerum DNA:
- a CDS encoding HPP family protein, translating into MKKTIKRTFRVSKYVIYKETLVDYKEHFWSFLGAFFGIGIIAFIQSHSLMETENIFLIGSFGASSVLIYGAIQSPLAQPRNLIGGHVLSALVGVTVYQFVPDIIWLSAPLAVAFSIVLMQYTKTLHPPGGATALIAVSSTGKIPELGYWYVISPVLSGCIILLLVALFFNNITPNRSYPTHSRFMKLLRKRHAHPHKIKK; encoded by the coding sequence ATGAAGAAGACCATAAAAAGAACATTCAGAGTTTCCAAATATGTGATTTATAAAGAAACGCTTGTTGATTACAAAGAGCATTTCTGGTCATTTTTGGGTGCATTTTTCGGAATTGGAATCATTGCATTTATCCAGTCACATTCATTAATGGAAACTGAGAATATATTCCTGATTGGCTCTTTTGGGGCTTCAAGTGTTCTTATTTATGGAGCAATACAGAGTCCGCTGGCACAACCCAGAAATCTTATAGGCGGACATGTCCTGTCTGCATTGGTAGGGGTTACGGTTTATCAGTTTGTTCCGGATATTATCTGGCTTTCGGCTCCTTTAGCGGTAGCCTTTTCTATTGTATTGATGCAGTACACCAAAACCCTGCATCCACCGGGTGGTGCTACAGCCCTGATTGCGGTAAGTTCTACCGGGAAAATTCCGGAATTGGGATATTGGTATGTGATCTCCCCCGTTCTTTCGGGATGTATCATTCTGCTGCTTGTAGCTTTATTTTTTAATAATATTACTCCTAACAGAAGCTATCCTACCCACAGCAGATTCATGAAACTGTTAAGAAAAAGACATGCACACCCCCACAAAATAAAAAAATAA
- a CDS encoding VOC family protein has protein sequence MKIKNLDHLVLTVADIDKTIEFYTHVMGFEAVIFGDNRKALIFGNQKINLHQKGHEFEPKAEYPTSGSADLCFIAQTDIHDVMEELRQKKVEIIEGIVDRTGAVGKIKSVYFRDPDQNLIEVSNYY, from the coding sequence ATGAAAATAAAGAACCTTGACCATCTTGTCTTAACTGTGGCAGATATTGATAAAACTATTGAATTCTACACCCATGTGATGGGATTTGAAGCAGTCATTTTTGGAGATAACAGAAAAGCACTGATCTTCGGAAATCAAAAGATCAATCTGCATCAGAAAGGACATGAGTTTGAGCCTAAAGCAGAATATCCTACCAGTGGTTCTGCAGACCTTTGTTTTATAGCACAAACAGACATTCATGATGTAATGGAAGAGCTCAGACAGAAAAAGGTAGAAATCATTGAAGGGATTGTAGACAGAACCGGAGCTGTAGGAAAAATCAAATCGGTTTACTTCCGCGATCCTGATCAGAATCTTATTGAAGTAAGCAACTATTACTAG
- a CDS encoding DUF2306 domain-containing protein has protein sequence MMKLSGTKIIKVIALFSVLIFSILMLKTISQYTSFDKNIGFLAFKQQVVGNPYWMAFFYIHIFSITLCLLTGLTQFSTRFLAENRDLHKIIGKIYVYNILIINVPACFVLGLFSNGGLIGITGFLIQDVLWAYFTIVSVLSIKKGNIIRHRNYMILSYAVTTTAITFRIVKNLLYNETQHDYELFYGLNVWAALLINLTIAYVILKKDRLLTGKIQTRKENIDTDK, from the coding sequence ATGATGAAGTTGTCAGGAACAAAAATCATTAAAGTAATCGCTTTATTTTCCGTTTTAATTTTCAGTATTCTCATGCTGAAAACGATTTCTCAGTATACTTCTTTTGATAAAAACATTGGGTTTCTGGCCTTTAAACAGCAGGTAGTCGGCAATCCGTATTGGATGGCCTTTTTCTATATTCATATTTTTTCTATAACGCTTTGTCTTCTGACTGGTCTTACGCAGTTTTCAACTCGGTTTTTAGCTGAAAACAGAGACCTCCATAAGATCATTGGGAAAATATATGTTTACAATATTCTGATCATCAATGTTCCGGCATGTTTTGTACTGGGACTTTTTTCAAATGGAGGCCTTATCGGGATTACAGGATTTCTGATACAGGATGTTCTCTGGGCCTATTTCACCATTGTGTCTGTACTTTCTATTAAAAAAGGAAATATTATCAGGCATAGAAATTATATGATTTTAAGCTATGCGGTGACTACAACAGCCATTACATTCAGAATCGTTAAGAATCTGCTGTATAATGAAACACAGCATGATTATGAACTTTTTTATGGACTGAATGTCTGGGCTGCCCTTTTGATCAACCTGACTATTGCTTATGTAATTCTCAAAAAAGATCGTTTGTTAACGGGAAAAATCCAGACTAGAAAGGAAAATATAGATACCGACAAATGA
- a CDS encoding retropepsin-like aspartic protease, translating into MKLIVILLILLFSIAVSAQKVPTTLPFSLENNSVYVYCKVNKTDSIKFLFDTGADGSVININAKKKVPLKIDGQSENKGSNGVNTVDYSSNNTVQFGNIQKNDIQFTLIPYDSANFDGVFGTDLMKGKIIEIDYHQNKIRFYEENDLSMDLAGYEKVKLHMIDNYPAVESSIIVNDKEYSGFFGLDSGADDALTIASPFAKSNGLVKVMKTIGKATARGSDGSVYEMPVVLCPAVKFTQKYLYNLPITLSASTEGIDATEKMAGFFGNQFLKRFNTVIDFKNGFIYFKLNKNLYSGFN; encoded by the coding sequence ATGAAACTCATCGTTATTCTTCTGATATTGCTATTTTCTATAGCGGTGTCAGCCCAAAAGGTACCCACTACCCTTCCTTTTTCCCTGGAAAACAATTCTGTTTATGTATACTGTAAAGTCAATAAAACTGACAGTATAAAGTTCCTGTTTGATACAGGCGCCGATGGTTCTGTCATCAATATCAATGCAAAGAAAAAAGTACCGTTGAAAATTGATGGACAGTCTGAAAATAAAGGATCAAACGGAGTGAATACGGTTGATTACAGCAGCAACAATACAGTACAGTTTGGAAACATTCAGAAAAATGATATACAGTTTACTCTTATTCCCTATGATTCCGCAAATTTTGACGGGGTTTTCGGAACGGATCTGATGAAGGGGAAAATCATTGAAATTGATTATCATCAAAATAAAATCCGTTTTTATGAAGAAAATGATCTGTCCATGGATTTAGCAGGATATGAGAAAGTAAAGCTCCATATGATTGACAATTATCCTGCTGTAGAAAGTAGTATAATAGTGAATGATAAAGAATATTCAGGCTTTTTCGGGCTTGACAGCGGAGCGGATGATGCGCTTACCATAGCTTCTCCTTTTGCCAAAAGTAATGGGCTGGTAAAAGTTATGAAAACCATAGGCAAAGCCACGGCAAGAGGCTCTGATGGCTCAGTATATGAAATGCCTGTTGTTCTTTGTCCGGCTGTAAAATTCACCCAAAAATATCTTTATAACCTCCCGATTACACTTTCTGCCTCCACAGAAGGAATTGATGCTACCGAAAAAATGGCAGGATTTTTTGGCAATCAGTTTTTGAAAAGATTCAATACTGTGATTGATTTTAAGAACGGGTTTATTTATTTTAAACTGAATAAAAACCTTTATTCGGGGTTTAATTAG
- a CDS encoding NUDIX hydrolase has protein sequence MFILIAGPYRSGTNDDPQLIQQNLHNLEAVALPIFRKGHIPIIGEWVALPLIHLAGSTQIGDEAWQEIQYPVAHALLEKCDAVLRIEGASKGADEDVRIAKERGLTIYYNIEDIPYAKS, from the coding sequence ATGTTTATACTTATTGCAGGTCCTTACCGCAGCGGAACGAATGATGATCCACAGCTTATCCAGCAGAATCTTCACAATCTTGAAGCCGTTGCTCTTCCCATCTTTAGAAAAGGACACATTCCAATTATCGGGGAATGGGTTGCGCTGCCATTGATCCATCTTGCGGGCTCTACGCAAATAGGTGATGAAGCATGGCAGGAAATACAATATCCCGTAGCTCATGCCCTACTTGAAAAATGTGATGCAGTGCTGCGTATAGAAGGAGCTTCAAAAGGAGCTGATGAGGATGTAAGAATAGCCAAAGAAAGAGGTCTGACCATTTATTATAACATAGAAGATATTCCTTATGCAAAATCCTGA
- a CDS encoding efflux RND transporter periplasmic adaptor subunit, with translation MKKTLIYIIVAAVLVGLAAYKIAGNKEKQTQEVKEVAKQVDKINVNIVTVTRENIDTDYSANGTFIPKQEMNQSSEIAGRIVSVLVKEGSRVSAGQVLATIKRDAIEVDVTQAQNNLQNAIIDNQRYENAFKTGGVTKQQVDNSRLQLKNAQAAVKAQGVRVNDTSIRAGISGTINKKLVEPGTVVSVGTSMFEIVNINSLKLSVLVDESQIGKIQLGQEVPIKVNVLPEDSFVGRITFIAPKSDASLNFPVEIEVQNRGNLKAGMYATAKFSTNNGAETQNMLTVPAEAFVNGVSSGQLFVVQNGVAKLIKVTIGKVYGDKVQVLSGLNGGEQVVTSGQINLDNGSKVNIIK, from the coding sequence ATGAAAAAAACTTTAATATATATCATCGTAGCAGCAGTACTGGTAGGTTTAGCCGCTTACAAGATTGCCGGGAACAAAGAAAAACAGACGCAGGAAGTAAAAGAAGTTGCTAAGCAGGTAGATAAAATCAACGTTAATATTGTCACTGTTACAAGAGAAAATATTGATACAGACTACTCAGCCAACGGGACATTCATTCCTAAGCAGGAAATGAACCAGTCTTCTGAAATTGCCGGACGTATTGTAAGCGTTCTGGTAAAAGAAGGTTCAAGAGTAAGTGCAGGTCAGGTTTTGGCAACTATCAAGAGAGATGCTATTGAAGTGGATGTTACACAGGCCCAGAATAACTTACAAAATGCTATTATCGATAATCAGCGTTACGAAAATGCTTTTAAAACAGGAGGTGTTACAAAGCAGCAGGTTGATAATTCAAGACTTCAGCTGAAAAATGCACAGGCAGCTGTGAAAGCTCAGGGAGTAAGAGTGAATGATACCAGCATCCGTGCAGGGATCAGCGGAACAATCAATAAAAAGTTGGTAGAACCTGGAACAGTTGTTTCGGTAGGAACATCTATGTTTGAAATCGTTAATATCAACAGCTTAAAACTTTCTGTTTTAGTAGATGAAAGCCAGATCGGAAAAATTCAGTTAGGTCAGGAAGTTCCGATTAAAGTAAATGTTTTACCTGAAGATTCTTTCGTAGGTAGAATTACTTTCATTGCTCCTAAAAGTGATGCTTCTTTGAATTTCCCTGTTGAAATTGAAGTTCAGAACAGAGGAAACCTGAAAGCAGGTATGTATGCAACCGCTAAATTCAGTACAAATAATGGTGCAGAAACTCAGAATATGCTGACAGTTCCTGCGGAAGCCTTTGTAAATGGGGTAAGCTCAGGACAATTATTCGTTGTTCAGAATGGTGTTGCTAAATTGATCAAAGTAACCATCGGAAAAGTTTACGGAGATAAAGTTCAGGTATTAAGTGGATTGAATGGAGGAGAGCAGGTAGTAACCAGCGGACAGATCAATCTGGACAATGGATCTAAAGTGAACATTATAAAGTAG
- the nudK gene encoding GDP-mannose pyrophosphatase NudK, which translates to MQNPDIKILQTEVLSNNWYTLNKVTYSVLKKDGTTETQSREAYDRGNGAVILLYNTLSNTVILTRQFRLPTYINGNSTGMLIEACAGLLDNDNPEDCIKRETEEETGYKISRVEKVFEAYMSPGSVTEILHFFIAEYSNEMKITDGGGLEEEGENIEVLELSFEESLAMIDTGEIKDAKTIMLLQHLRMKGIM; encoded by the coding sequence ATGCAAAATCCTGATATCAAAATCCTTCAGACAGAAGTCCTTTCAAACAACTGGTATACACTGAACAAAGTCACCTATTCTGTTTTGAAAAAGGATGGAACCACAGAAACTCAGAGCAGAGAGGCTTACGACCGCGGAAACGGAGCTGTTATTCTCCTTTACAACACACTTTCAAACACGGTTATTCTGACCAGACAATTCCGGCTCCCAACTTATATCAATGGGAATTCTACAGGAATGCTCATTGAAGCCTGTGCCGGACTTTTGGATAATGATAATCCTGAAGATTGTATAAAAAGGGAAACAGAAGAGGAAACCGGATATAAAATTTCCAGAGTTGAAAAAGTATTTGAAGCTTATATGTCCCCCGGATCTGTTACAGAAATCCTTCATTTTTTTATTGCAGAATATTCAAATGAAATGAAGATCACGGACGGCGGCGGATTGGAAGAGGAAGGTGAAAATATAGAAGTTCTTGAATTATCTTTTGAGGAAAGCCTGGCCATGATTGATACCGGGGAAATCAAAGACGCCAAAACGATTATGCTTTTGCAGCACTTGCGGATGAAAGGGATCATGTAG
- a CDS encoding Crp/Fnr family transcriptional regulator codes for MEEEHLILKNISRHISLTNKEQSYFLSLLKEKKVAKKELILQQQQACKEINFVHTGILRAFHIDTTGKEATIMFAVPDWWITDMYCFINQKPAMLNIEALEESCILQLQKDHLDDLYHKVPKFERFFRIMMQNAYIREQLRTIENLSLPAEERYYNFLQKYPEAVKRIRQKQIASYLGITPEFLSLIKSKQKNSFS; via the coding sequence ATGGAGGAAGAACATTTAATTCTAAAAAATATTTCCAGGCATATTTCACTTACCAATAAGGAGCAGTCTTATTTTCTGTCTCTATTAAAAGAAAAAAAAGTTGCTAAGAAAGAATTAATTTTGCAGCAGCAACAGGCATGTAAAGAAATTAATTTTGTTCATACTGGAATTTTGAGAGCTTTTCATATAGATACCACAGGAAAGGAAGCTACGATCATGTTTGCTGTTCCTGATTGGTGGATCACCGATATGTACTGCTTTATCAATCAAAAACCTGCCATGCTGAATATAGAAGCATTAGAAGAAAGCTGTATTTTGCAGCTTCAGAAAGATCATTTGGATGACCTTTATCACAAAGTTCCGAAATTTGAACGTTTTTTCCGGATTATGATGCAGAATGCTTATATAAGAGAACAGCTCCGAACAATTGAAAACCTTTCTTTACCTGCAGAAGAACGCTATTATAACTTTCTTCAGAAATATCCTGAAGCGGTAAAACGTATCAGGCAAAAACAAATTGCTTCTTATTTAGGGATTACTCCTGAATTTTTAAGCCTTATAAAATCTAAACAAAAAAACAGTTTCTCTTAA
- a CDS encoding KTSC domain-containing protein, with the protein MKKIGEHRTLLGVDKNVTLKELKTIYRNVMKDTHPDKFINDESGKIEAEEKSKSVIEAYHFLVSINSETQEKYKEEYTETITKSNIQDFYLEKSILTVQHLNGNMYEYMGVPKNTYIKMINADSPSRFARRHIYGNFIYRKSGEAMAD; encoded by the coding sequence ATGAAAAAAATTGGTGAGCACAGAACACTTCTTGGAGTAGATAAAAATGTTACTTTAAAAGAATTAAAGACGATTTACAGAAATGTGATGAAAGATACACATCCTGATAAATTCATTAATGATGAATCCGGAAAAATAGAAGCTGAAGAAAAAAGCAAGTCTGTAATTGAAGCATATCATTTTTTGGTAAGTATCAATTCTGAAACACAGGAAAAATACAAAGAAGAATATACCGAAACCATTACGAAATCTAACATTCAGGATTTTTATCTTGAGAAATCGATTTTAACGGTTCAGCACCTGAACGGAAATATGTACGAGTACATGGGAGTTCCTAAAAATACTTATATCAAAATGATCAATGCTGATTCACCAAGCCGTTTCGCAAGAAGACACATCTATGGAAACTTTATCTACAGAAAGTCCGGAGAGGCTATGGCAGATTAA
- a CDS encoding TIGR01777 family oxidoreductase, which translates to MKEVVLITGASGMIAKELVKKIDKEYEIRFLTRKKKYDNEYEWDIRKGNIDEAALENVSHIIHLAGANISEKRWTPERKRELISSRVDSAELLQTALRKNKIKLKSFISASGINFYGTETSEKLYTESDSPGNDFLSEVVVLWERAADDFKDKNLAERVVKIRTAVVLSEKDGALKKMIPPIQYYIGSPLGSGKQYMPWIHLEDICSIYEFALKNSTMEGAYNAVSPQHTTNKDLTKKIAKVLGKPLFMPNVPGFVLKLIFGELATAILEGSRASSQKIQDAGFHFKFPDLDEALKNLLQKH; encoded by the coding sequence ATGAAAGAAGTTGTTCTGATCACCGGAGCCAGTGGTATGATCGCCAAAGAACTGGTCAAAAAGATAGACAAGGAATATGAAATCAGATTTCTGACCCGGAAAAAAAAATATGATAATGAATATGAATGGGATATCAGAAAAGGAAATATTGATGAAGCTGCTTTGGAAAATGTCTCTCACATTATTCATCTTGCCGGTGCCAATATTTCAGAAAAACGCTGGACCCCGGAAAGAAAAAGAGAACTGATCTCGAGCCGGGTGGATTCGGCGGAATTACTTCAAACTGCTTTAAGAAAAAATAAAATAAAACTTAAGTCTTTTATTTCAGCTTCTGGAATTAATTTTTATGGTACTGAAACTTCGGAAAAACTCTATACTGAAAGTGATTCTCCGGGCAATGATTTTCTAAGTGAAGTTGTGGTTTTATGGGAAAGAGCAGCTGATGATTTCAAAGACAAGAATCTGGCAGAAAGAGTTGTCAAAATACGGACTGCTGTTGTGCTTTCTGAAAAAGACGGAGCTTTAAAGAAAATGATTCCACCTATTCAATATTATATAGGATCCCCGCTAGGAAGCGGTAAGCAATATATGCCATGGATTCATCTTGAAGATATTTGTTCTATTTATGAGTTTGCTTTAAAAAATTCAACAATGGAAGGAGCCTACAATGCTGTTTCTCCGCAACATACTACGAATAAAGATCTTACAAAAAAGATTGCAAAAGTACTTGGAAAACCTTTATTCATGCCCAATGTTCCGGGATTTGTCCTGAAACTCATCTTCGGAGAACTGGCTACGGCAATATTGGAAGGTTCAAGAGCCTCTTCACAGAAAATTCAGGATGCCGGGTTTCATTTTAAGTTTCCGGACCTGGATGAGGCTTTAAAGAATCTATTACAAAAGCATTAG
- a CDS encoding arginase family protein has product MKRNINIFEFPLNLGLTKKEHETEPGVRKLPDWLRKFDFHRRIAPKNVFRLDAPEYSMDFDEESNVRNAEPIIEYAKKQSDCILKNYEKNTFNIVLGGDCSILIGNAVALKKLGNFGLFYLDGHTDFIPPELSETGGAAGMDLAIITGIGHEKLTNIDGLKPYLSEENIFCCGNAETDDKEYVNQIINSKIHYYDLYRLRENDFRKTAEDFLKMVNDKDLDGFFIHFDVDILKDEIMPAVDSRMEDGISYDDLREILEPLFESPLCFGIEITILDPDYDKDGVHTRPFVENLIQIIKK; this is encoded by the coding sequence ATGAAAAGGAATATCAATATTTTTGAGTTTCCTCTCAATTTGGGACTTACAAAAAAGGAACATGAGACAGAACCCGGAGTTCGGAAACTTCCGGACTGGCTCAGGAAATTTGATTTTCATCGTAGAATTGCTCCTAAAAATGTTTTCAGGCTTGATGCTCCGGAATATTCCATGGATTTTGATGAAGAATCAAACGTCAGAAATGCAGAACCGATTATCGAATATGCCAAAAAGCAGTCTGATTGCATTCTCAAAAATTACGAAAAGAATACATTCAATATTGTCCTGGGCGGTGACTGCAGCATCCTGATTGGAAATGCGGTCGCTTTGAAAAAACTGGGAAACTTCGGACTCTTTTATCTTGACGGGCACACAGATTTTATCCCGCCAGAGCTTTCAGAAACTGGAGGTGCAGCCGGAATGGATCTCGCCATCATTACCGGAATCGGACATGAGAAACTAACCAATATTGATGGTTTAAAACCTTATTTATCTGAAGAAAATATTTTCTGCTGTGGCAATGCAGAAACAGATGATAAAGAATATGTTAATCAAATCATCAATTCTAAAATCCATTATTATGATCTTTACCGTCTCAGAGAGAATGACTTCAGAAAAACTGCTGAAGACTTTCTGAAAATGGTGAATGATAAAGACCTGGACGGTTTTTTTATTCATTTTGATGTGGATATTCTGAAAGATGAAATAATGCCAGCCGTAGACAGCAGAATGGAAGACGGAATAAGCTATGATGATCTCAGAGAAATACTGGAACCTTTATTTGAAAGTCCTCTGTGTTTTGGGATAGAGATTACTATTTTAGATCCTGATTATGATAAAGACGGAGTACATACCCGGCCATTTGTAGAAAATTTAATTCAAATTATAAAAAAATAA
- a CDS encoding efflux RND transporter permease subunit produces the protein MKLAEISIKRPSLVIVLFTILTLGGILSYTLMGYELIPKFETNMVTISTVYPGASPAEVETSVTRKIEDAVGSLENVKKVESSSYESLSVIMVQLNDGADVDYALNDAQRKVNAILADLPDDVKAPSLNKFSLDDLPIITMSISSDKLNSKDLYDLLDKKIEPIFSRVNGVAQVDLVGGQEREIQVNLDEKKLQGYGLSIGDVQQAILSSNLDFPTGSLKTRTTKSTIRLSGKYKSTEEMNNLVVSNKNGAQVRLSDIATVFDSQKDVEKVARFNQFPTILMQVKKQSDANAVAVSESVQKTIKTVEEAYKVQGVKVKIVNDTTEFTLESANHVIFDLFLAIILVAIVMLLFLHSIRNAFIVMVSIPASLVAAFIGMNLMGYTLNLMSLLGLSLVVGILVDDAIVVLENIYRHMEMGKSKIRAAYDGASEIGFTVAAITLVIVVVFLPIAMSSGLVANILAQFCVTVVIATLLSLLASFTIIPWLSSRFGKLEHLTGKNWFEKFILWFEGLIDKFTHWITGILEWCLKTTLRRISTVVITFIVLISSFMLVAFGFIGGEFFPPIDRGQFLVQMELSKDATVEKTNQLTLDVEKFLRNDKDVVDLITTVGQQSTGFGGAQATTYQSEVQVNLTDKSERSESTNIKAAKIKRQLEEKFTGVEFKTAPIGIMGAENAPIEMVVTGPDNETAVKEATRILELLKKVPGAVDAELSTDTGSPEVQVSIDRDKMSSLGLNLSNVGQTMQTAFNGNTDGKFRAGEYEYDINIRFGDVNRQSIDDVKNLMFTNPQGQQVRLSQFAEVKMGSGPSLLERRDKSPSVKVRAKAVGRPVGDVANEWANQFMNSNKKPIGVDYIWSGDMENQQEGFGTLGIALLAAIVLVYLVMVSLYDSFVYPFVVLFSIPLAMIGVMVILALTANSLNIFTMLGMIMLIGLVAKNAILIVDFTNARKAAGANTHDALVQANHARLRPILMTTIAMIFGMLPIALATGAGAEMNKGLAWVVIGGLTSSLFLTLIIVPVVYSLFDSVLRRMGKDTKVDYEAEMKADYVHRELNEDGFTPKHLDK, from the coding sequence ATGAAGTTAGCAGAAATATCGATTAAAAGACCCTCGCTGGTAATTGTATTATTTACAATTCTGACGTTGGGAGGTATCCTGAGTTATACACTCATGGGATACGAATTGATTCCGAAGTTTGAAACCAACATGGTAACAATATCTACGGTATATCCGGGAGCTTCCCCTGCAGAGGTGGAAACATCCGTGACCCGAAAGATTGAAGATGCCGTAGGTTCCCTGGAAAACGTAAAAAAAGTAGAATCTTCTTCATATGAGAGTTTATCCGTAATCATGGTTCAGCTGAATGATGGTGCCGATGTAGACTACGCCTTGAATGATGCTCAGAGAAAGGTAAATGCTATCCTTGCAGACCTTCCGGACGACGTGAAAGCACCCTCTCTGAACAAATTCTCTTTGGATGATCTACCAATTATCACGATGAGTATTTCATCTGATAAGCTAAACAGTAAGGATCTTTATGACTTATTGGATAAAAAGATTGAACCTATTTTCTCCCGTGTAAATGGTGTAGCTCAGGTTGACCTTGTGGGTGGACAGGAAAGAGAAATTCAGGTGAATCTGGATGAGAAAAAATTACAGGGGTACGGACTTTCAATTGGAGACGTACAACAGGCAATCCTATCATCAAACCTTGATTTCCCAACAGGAAGTTTGAAAACGAGAACTACAAAATCTACGATCAGACTTTCAGGAAAATATAAGTCTACTGAGGAAATGAACAACCTTGTTGTTTCCAATAAAAATGGTGCTCAGGTACGTTTGTCTGATATTGCAACAGTTTTTGACTCTCAGAAAGATGTTGAAAAAGTAGCGAGATTCAACCAGTTCCCGACCATTTTGATGCAGGTTAAAAAACAATCTGATGCGAATGCGGTAGCAGTATCTGAAAGTGTTCAGAAAACAATTAAAACAGTAGAAGAAGCCTATAAAGTTCAGGGTGTAAAAGTAAAAATCGTAAATGATACTACAGAATTTACCCTTGAATCAGCCAACCACGTTATTTTCGACTTATTCCTGGCGATTATCCTCGTGGCGATTGTGATGTTATTATTCCTTCACAGTATCAGAAACGCATTTATCGTAATGGTTTCTATCCCCGCTTCATTGGTGGCAGCGTTCATCGGAATGAACCTGATGGGTTATACTTTGAACCTAATGAGTTTGCTGGGGCTGTCCCTTGTGGTAGGTATCCTGGTGGATGACGCGATTGTAGTACTGGAAAACATTTACCGTCACATGGAGATGGGTAAAAGCAAAATCAGAGCAGCTTATGACGGAGCTTCAGAGATCGGATTTACCGTTGCTGCGATTACATTGGTAATTGTGGTGGTATTCTTACCGATTGCGATGAGTTCAGGTCTTGTAGCCAACATCCTGGCACAGTTCTGCGTCACGGTAGTTATTGCCACCTTGTTATCATTGTTGGCCTCATTTACTATCATTCCTTGGTTATCATCAAGATTTGGTAAGCTGGAACATTTAACAGGTAAAAACTGGTTTGAGAAATTCATTCTTTGGTTTGAAGGATTAATTGACAAGTTTACACACTGGATCACAGGAATCCTTGAATGGTGTCTGAAAACGACATTAAGAAGAATCTCAACAGTAGTGATTACATTCATTGTCTTAATCAGTTCATTCATGCTGGTAGCATTCGGTTTCATTGGAGGAGAGTTCTTCCCGCCAATCGACCGTGGCCAGTTCCTGGTACAAATGGAATTGTCAAAAGATGCAACCGTTGAAAAAACAAACCAATTAACATTAGATGTTGAGAAGTTCTTAAGAAACGATAAAGATGTTGTAGACCTTATTACAACTGTTGGACAGCAGTCTACAGGTTTTGGGGGTGCTCAGGCAACAACGTATCAGTCTGAGGTTCAAGTAAACTTAACAGATAAGTCTGAACGTTCTGAAAGTACCAACATCAAAGCTGCGAAGATAAAAAGACAGTTAGAAGAGAAATTCACAGGAGTTGAATTCAAAACTGCTCCAATTGGTATCATGGGTGCTGAAAACGCTCCGATTGAAATGGTAGTAACAGGACCTGATAACGAAACAGCAGTAAAAGAAGCAACAAGAATCCTAGAACTATTGAAAAAAGTTCCGGGAGCTGTGGATGCTGAATTATCAACAGATACAGGTAGCCCGGAAGTTCAGGTGAGTATTGACAGAGATAAAATGTCTTCTCTAGGTTTAAATCTTTCAAATGTAGGACAGACAATGCAGACTGCATTCAACGGAAATACAGATGGGAAATTCAGAGCCGGAGAATATGAATACGATATCAATATCCGTTTTGGAGATGTCAACAGACAATCCATTGATGATGTTAAAAACCTTATGTTTACAAACCCTCAGGGGCAGCAGGTTCGTTTAAGCCAGTTTGCTGAAGTAAAAATGGGTTCAGGACCAAGCTTACTTGAACGTAGAGATAAATCACCTTCGGTAAAAGTAAGAGCAAAAGCAGTAGGTAGACCGGTAGGGGACGTAGCGAATGAGTGGGCAAACCAGTTTATGAACAGCAACAAAAAACCTATTGGAGTAGATTATATCTGGAGTGGAGATATGGAAAACCAGCAGGAAGGTTTTGGTACTTTAGGAATTGCTTTATTAGCAGCTATCGTATTGGTATATCTGGTAATGGTTTCACTATATGACAGTTTTGTATATCCTTTCGTGGTATTGTTCTCAATCCCGTTAGCGATGATTGGAGTAATGGTGATCCTTGCCTTAACTGCAAACTCACTGAATATCTTCACCATGCTAGGGATGATCATGTTGATTGGTCTTGTAGCGAAGAATGCTATCCTTATCGTTGACTTTACCAACGCGAGAAAAGCTGCAGGAGCTAATACTCACGATGCTTTGGTACAGGCCAACCACGCACGTCTTCGTCCGATCCTGATGACAACGATTGCGATGATCTTCGGTATGTTACCAATCGCATTGGCAACAGGTGCAGGAGCTGAAATGAACAAAGGTCTTGCATGGGTAGTAATTGGTGGTTTGACATCGTCTCTATTCCTTACCTTGATTATTGTACCGGTAGTATACTCTTTATTTGACTCTGTTTTACGCAGAATGGGTAAAGATACAAAAGTAGACTACGAAGCTGAAATGAAGGCAGATTATGTACACAGAGAACTAAATGAAGACGGATTTACTCCGAAACATTTAGATAAATAA